The sequence below is a genomic window from Silene latifolia isolate original U9 population chromosome 7, ASM4854445v1, whole genome shotgun sequence.
TATTTTATTTCGATCTTTAATCGGATTCAGTTTGGTCTGATTTCTCACACTACCCACTTACCCACAAGTTCTCGAGGTTTGTATGAAATATTTTGAGATTAAAAGTACAATTAGTCTTGTTGaaaacgggtcggagcaagtgaagggtaatgccactcacaaaacgaataggggggaTAAGGTGGGGGCACCTCCATGTGTTTCCCTCTCTCCTTTATTTGGGTTATTTGTGAGAGAagatggtatccgtcactccaaagtgacggatacgtgccgtcacaaatgaaatTTTGTGTTAAAAGTAAAGTTTCTTACTTTTGACATCTTTTAGCCGACAAGATTGCccttgaatgttttttttttttttttttgtttttttgtcttttttttgtttttttttttttttaagtacaTTGCCCTTGAATAGTTGGACTTCGGATATGACTCATATGAGGGAGGTAAAGTTAATGacttcattttttatttttgaaactGAATAATTTTAGGATCTTATATATACGAGTAACTACCTATACAAAATTTCATTGAAGatggcacgtatccgtcactttggagtgacggataccatttcctctcacatatgacccaaatagaggagagagggaagcacatggggtgcccccaccttgtcccccctatccgttttgtgagtggcattacccgtcacttgctccgacccgtcttcagcaagactaactgactTACTTATGTATGATAAATTCGGTTTGACAAGTCATTTTACCTAGACATGGTAAACATGTTCTTTGGTTCGATTTCATATCGGATTATATatcaactagtttagatcccgtgcTTTATATCCACGGTACTTaaagtttaatatttttataaaattacttTTATAATAGTAGTACCTTTTAATTGTTTGCATTTCTCATaattgtattttgttttgataAATAAAAGCTAGAACTGAAAATTGTCacaaaagtaataacaacgattGCTAGTTTTGGTTTTATACAGAATATGACCCaactcatcatctaataataggatcaattttattttaatttaattaaaatattatagtttaaagtttagttaaaataatataatttgataaaaagattAATCTTAATGAATATATAATAGATGAAATAAATTGTAATtgttaatttccttatttagtgtATGAATATAATTATCACTAGTTTTCTTTTTTGAGAATATGCTTTTTGGCGGGAAATGATAGAaatcacctattcttttagtagatagagGATTCAATTTAAATCGACATGACTTTAGTTTCAATTTCATTTCGATTTCGATTGGTTCATTTCAGTTAGCCACTTTAACTGGTGTGTATTTCAAGTCGAGTGTTGCTCGGATCGGGTCAATATCAGTTCAATTAAATTCGGGGTCATAATTTTCTTGACTGAAAAGTAAAAGAAAATAGCTTAAATATACCTTATACTTTTCAATTTGGATATAATAATTCATAATaccattaataaaaaaaaaaaaattaataaaaaaaaaccctGAGTGTTTcaaagagaaaataaattctccctcccatccactcttttcttcctcttttaAGTGAGCATGAAGATTAAGGGTGaagagtataatattgataaaggTATGAGTGAGGTTGGTAATTGGAGAGAAATAtgaataattaggattaaatattaataaaggagatgggtAGGGTTTGATTATTGGAGAGAGGTgagaataattagaattaaatattaataaaagatACGGTAGGGTTTGATGAGTGGAGAGAGGtaggagtataatattaataaaaactttctcaaaaagaaaagagaaagaaaacctgaataatccgttttaggaaatagggaagaaaagagtggatgggagggagtatttttttttttttattttggtataTTGGTTTAGATCTTGTTGGTTCGGATATATTTAGTTTCAAGTATCAGACGGTTATTATTGAATGTTCTTGGTAGCATAGTTTTGTGCAATTGTTTGTTAAGTAGCTGAATTAGTTAAATTAGCGAGCTGGAATGAAATGCTATCTACGGTagcctaggtagcaccaaaacggacacggatacGATACGGACACATGATATGACATCCCATGAAATCTAGGACACgaacacgttatttaaatttgataaaatatacacgttatttaaatttgataaatataaTCCCTCATATTCACTGTTTTCTTCCCTGTtttctaaaacggattattcaggttttctttctctttcttattttggaaacttttacccttattttattcatctctctcctatcaccaaacctcacccaactcttttacccatattttataacttttcttaatgttttggcctcacaattccttatttaacttctaattattcattcctctctcctatcaccaaccaacccaactcttttactcttattttattccccGTTTTAATACCCGTGCCCACAAACAAAGGGGAGAAAAccctgaataggagggagtatattttatagATATAATTAACATaacattttatttttataaatgtatttgatattaaatttaaatgattGATAAGGTAAAATTTGACTTGACTTTGACTTATTCTCATTACAACTTAAACCCGTCTTATAATCAATCTCTTTCCGTCTTTCGCATCTCATTCCTCATTTATAGGTATCTACACATTTAGGTGTGTCCGCGTATGTTCGACGACTGTCGGTGCTAGACACGGTGTCGAATACGTGACGACTGGTTAGGAGTAGTGTCTGTGCTACCTAGAGGGTAGCATATGAGAAATAACTATATCTTATAATACAAATTCTTACTTTAGACGAACACTATCCGTTTAAAGCTGTAGACGAATAGTATCTTTCTCACAAAATGAAAGTGAATACTGTAAGTGGGTGGGAAATGAATACCCCCACTTGCCCttccacttgcattttgtgaaaGGGTCACTATCCATCTACAGTTTTAGACGAATAATATCCGTCTACAATGAGATAGATTGATCTTATAAGACCAacattaattttttatttatttataattgTCAGTTATTTTTTAAGTTCGTTTGGTAATCATTTTTTAATATAATTACTTAGCTGATCAACTAGCTTTTCAACTATCCGCTAGTTTATACTCATCCCTTTCAATAAAAAGAGTATCaacgcttccgcacaacacatCAAAGCAAATTAACGAATATCAAAGTTTGTTTTACCCACTTTTAGCTACGTCGCTGATTCTCTGGTACTATCGAGGTTAGCATAAGACAATAAATGGCGGGAGACGGAGTAATGTGGCCAGTGATTGGGATTGATCTCGGGACGACATATTCATGTGTTGCAATTTGGCGTCATGACCGTGTTGAGATAATCCTCAACGACCAGGGTAACCATACAACTCCTTCATGTGTTGCCTTCACGGAATCTGAACGTCTCATAGGTGAAGCTGCGGTCAATCAAGTTGCCAGAAACCCTGTGAACACAATATTTGGTTAGTCACCTTTCCTCCATGTCTAATACACTTTCCCATCCAATTCAATGTTCTTATTTAAGTTTGTACCCTACAATATAGCTATTATTAATTCATTTAAAATAATTATGTTAGAATAAATGGTAGAAAATGGAGAGAAATGATTAGAGCggcgcaaattcttatttcagacgggacgGGCTATTTTCTGTTTGAAATAAGACGGACACAATGTAGccattttacgataaaatgttgctattttctgataaaatgttaacatcattttcagggtaaaagtGACAACTTTAGGTATACCATTTTGTCATTAAATGGTTACATTCTAttaaaaaacacaaattctcattataaatgggagatatccgtctatagttatagacgggtcaaatatccaCCCACTCTATGCATAACACAAGCAACAAGTTGTATGGCGGAGCCCAAAAATGTTAGCACTCTAAGCATATTTGACCTGTATTTCACTATAGACGGaccagtaggtctcatgagagaccgtctcctactaatttagtgagagacataatagggaaaaaagaaaTTCAGTAGGTCCCTCACCTTATCATGTGAAAGATTTCTCAAGAAGGTTATTGAGATACCGTCTCTCCGAAATTTTTGtgtagacggatatatccgtctatagtaagactaattaattaaaaaaatggtaACATTTAGTCACCCTTAATTTAAAccgtcttaagcaagacttaTTGGAGTAGCGGATCCATCCTATTTTCATGattgtgtaaaaaaaaaaaaagcacttTCAAATGGCCCCAGTGGGCACCATTtgtatcttttttttttatttgcttggtattattattactatGTTGAAAGCCTGTGTGATGTACtcatttgtcccggtcatttgttgtccttttccatctTGGTGTTTCTCAGTGAGttgttgtcttttctattttaagaataaacttgATCAACAATTTAATCATTCACaatcaatttgttccacttgtcatttagtaattggtcattttctctttctttggtctttgtgccaaaacaaaaggacaacaattcagtgggacggagggagtatgtgtTAAGAAGACAtttattcatgttttgaattaTATATACTCTACATTGTCTTGACAGATTCAAAGAGACTTATAGGTAGACGTTTCAGGGATGATAATATACAAAAGGACATTAAATTGTGGCCATTTAAAGTTATAGATGGAACTGATTTGGGTAAATATGAGAAGCCAATGATTGTTGCCAACTATATGGGGGAAGAAAAGATATTCCCTCCAGAAGAGATATCAGCCATGATCCTTTCGAAGATGAAAGCTATCGCTGAGACTTTTCTTGGTACCACGGTGAAGAATGCCGTTGTCACTGTGCCAGCATACTTCAGCGATTCACAACGTCAAGCAACCAAAGATGCTGGAGCCATTGCAGGGCTCAATGTGGTTCGTATCATTAACGAGCCTACAGCTGCTGCCATGGCTTATAGTCTTGATACTACTGTACGCAACCGAAATTTTCCAATACTGAATGTGTTGGTTTTTGACCTGGGTGGAGGGACATTCGACGTGTCCTTGGTTGCAATCGAAAGGGGTGAAATCCATGTTAAGGCGATAAGTGGAGACACCCACCTTGGAGGAGAGGATTTTGACAACAACCTAGTGACTTATCTTTTAGAGGAGTTTAAAAGAAAGCATAAAAAGGACATTAGCGAAAATCCTAGGGCGCGAGCAAGATTACGGTCTGCTTCTGAGAGAGCTAAGAGAATCCTTTCAGCAGCAACTCAAACCAACATCGAGATAGATTGTCTTTATGAAGGCATTGATTTCACTTCAACACTAACCCGTGCCCGTTTTGAGAATTTAAATGAGACATTTTTCAAAAATTGTTTAGACATTGTCGACAAGTGCTTGAAAGACGCAAAGATGAATGTGAATGATGTTGATGATGTAGTTCTTGTTGGAGGGTCAACCCGGATTCCTAAAGTTCAACAACTCTTGAAAGATTTTTTCAATGGGAAGGAGCTCTGTCGAAGCATCAATCCGGACGAGGCTGTCGCATATGGGGCTGCTGTCCATGCTGCTGCCTTGAGTGGTGTTTTGAGTAGTAATCATGATATTGTTCTAGTTGATGTCATACCTTTATCGCTTGGTGTTAAGATATTTAGTGGTGAATTAAGTGTAATCATTCCAAGAAATACCTCCATCCCGGTGAGAAAAACGGAAAAACGAGCTACTGCTCACGATAATCAGACCTCTGCATGTTTCCAAGTGTATGAGGGGGAAAGACTTATGGCCAGAGACAACAATTTCCTAGATGAGTTTGAGATATCTGGTTTTCCACCTGCACCGGAAGGTGACACCGAGTTTGAAGTCTGCTTTGAAGTTGATGTCAACGGCATTTTAAGCGTGTCTGCTAAGGAATTGGGCACTGGGTTGAAGAATCAAATCACTATTACAAATCGCCATGGGGGACTTTCAACAGATGAGGTCAATAAAATGATGAATGATGCTGAAAAATACAAGGCTCAAGATGAGAAGTACAAGAGATTGGTTGAAGCCATGAACTCTTTAGAGAaattctcttgaaaatttcgtaTGATCCAAACAATGCCAAGAACGACCTTTGTTCGAGTTTGTTCCCTTATTAAAATGCATAAGCGTGAATCATGTTATATTTTCTTTCGTCTCGTTGGAACCAAACGAGCTTAAACTTACTGACATTATTTTGAAATTCTGTGTCGTACTATCTCTTTTTTTAGTGATTCCATTGATAATGTAATCAAAATATCTAAGTTGTTGAAGATTGTTCAAAGTTGTCTTCCCAGGCCATTAAGTGTCGAGGTAGAAAAATGTTTCAACTAACTTTTGCAACAGTTAAGGATAATAACAGGGATCATCACTTTTACGTTGTACGTATATCTAAATCACGGGCATTCGAAAATCTCTCTTGAAAATGTGATCTCATaaattaatactccgtatatggATCTAATTCCTTGGACATACGGAGTATTAATTTTGATGCTTCACAAGAACTAGCAGACATAACATATGCTTTCCCAGAAGGTGTCTTAACTATATCGCGCCCGTTGGCATCCTAATGCCGGCGTAATAGACCATGGAAGGAACAAGGTTAGCTGAACATACAACATCATAGCAATGCATGCATTTGAACTAGAGCGGGCaaaaactgacccgacccgaccgaaacccgacccgacccgtgaccGATATTCTCACAACCCGATTGATGACCCGATAATGAACTAGCTTAATAATAGTTTAAATAACACCACATTGACATTCATCTTAATTATTTTAACTTAAAACTAAAATTAATACACTTACCcattatttaaacataaaattaccatctaaaactaaatatataagataaaatatatgttGATAACCTTACCCGATACTTACCCGCTAATTATTGAAGATAATACGTAATCTTTGATTACGATTTCCTTTAGTATAATATCTTGTAATTAGTTATTTGTTTCTTATTATTCAAGATTGTATATTATCTTATGATTCATGTATCTTATAGCTTGCTTGTGCTCTAGTCTAGTCGTATATATATACTGCCTCCTTCATTCAATGTAAATTAAGTTAATCTTTATACATTTTCTACATGGTATAAAGAGCTTAAAACGATTCATCCTTATTCCTCTCTTCTTTCTTATCACAACTTCCCTCACCATGGCAGGACAAGCTCAAGTTCTGCCCAATCACGGTGACCCTAAAAATCCCATCTTTGCCGTCAACTTTGCCAATGTTGTCGAGCTTTCACCCTCAATGTATCGTGCCTAGTGTCGTCAAATCGAGGACTTGCTCATCAGCTATGACCTCATGAAATTTTTCGATGGAACCCATCCTTGTCCACCCAAAACCATTCTTGATGACAAGACCGGCAGTGTCTCTAATCCGGCTCACTTCAATTGGCTCCGTCAAGACAAACTTTTGAGTAGTGCTCTTCGAGGAACCATCTCCTCTAGCATCACCAACTTGCTTCTTGTAGATAcgtcatttctgcacctcccgcaaaccacccggtgatgattgggccgcatgtttggtacgtggaacgatttgtgacagttcgtaagtttatcgtcaagtgatcgctcaaacatttatgtctacctcttaaatgtcatctacgtgccgatacggtcgttttggcagtaattagagtacatttggagtccggacctaaaaccgtcttcattttctgacaaccattaaaatgccgagtcggaatattctggaatgttccggatatttctattccatattttataaatcttttaatctttggtaaaaaaattcccgtaatattcacacaaaatattaaggaaaaccaaattattccgttattccataaactaaacacggaaatcttttttccgcaggaggaaaccacttgggaatagacgcagcaagtgttgcacctcttccaagagacgcagtgcctgctgcgcttcttcccaagtccttttctgcgtattctttcgtatcttttcatatcttttcgagattcacttccaaagtttctccgaaaaagcctacttcctccacgtgattagtataaatagagaccttcggtctcacatatttctcacgcgagtgtccgccattctcttctccctttgcattctagaccacgttcttactttttggcgtctacgtggttgaactttcgaccacgtaagctcggatccttctgagtaccagcctcgttttgcatgaccgaccaatttgaccaactacaccataatcaactttaatcaatcttaatcgttttcctcttacgagggcactttcgttacattcgagtcgagcatcactaatcgttaacttagttcatctcgtttcatcaaacatgtaagtctgagggtgtaaatctctcttttatttattgttatttatttttgtaatcatattgtaagatttatgtcgaaaatacaattaaaaccgatttctaaaaccctttgtttaaaacccttttacgGATTATCGAGGacacaaccgtcgagaaaggacgcgcaagaatcgctgcgcctcttgaagggacgcagcacctctttgcgcctctttgtgagggcCGCGCAGatttctcgcttcctttcttcttccttcgtctttcgttgattcgtttgtttttcttttgttttcatttggtccttgttttaatataacaatctgaacataataatttgacatataaattgttcatcatcatcattaacatataattcatctcattaattcccgactaaaatcccaagtaattaatatttgcgggttttcgtcattaaagtcaaaccgggttgtagaaattcgattcattcatattgggtttctggaattcgatctttgatatattctcacctgtttattatcatattcatcattagtccgtcattaattcgtcgtatttaacctaattaatatctttagttattaatttgttaattaaccttattaatcttgtaaatatatTCGTCTTAATtagttttcatccatgtttattgctttcatgaccgttaaatcgcatgtaaataatctgataatcactttcatccgagtcaaataatataatcgatcattaaaattaaccaacgaacgttaacgacttgcaattccggcttcacagccagaactgagccaaggaacagacgcagcaactgctgcgcctcttccagaggacgcagctctgctgcgcctgttcctggttgacttctgtctctgaactcccgttttgccttgacctaatttattaattacgtatttaattaactattattcgtattatcaaccctaattcctgttcgttcgttcatttatttattctttcttttctaaattatccgttttagatgtattttcgacataaatcaattaaacccgatgtaattattgtaattttcattattgtaatttcctttattgtatttatcattgtactttttattgcttgtatgctttcacatgtaattgaacttaaatcccgattcgacctaattgtatgctaaattaattgtttaccgacttagtactaattctcacatgctaggattaattctatggatgttgcattacatgcatataattaatcgacaatatatcgagtatgaataacttccctaatcattagtagaggccgctatcgacgcgggcgagattaggtgttcgatcaaaagagtttcctaatacgtaccctcaccccttactccagatctctgtgaacatccgtgttcattggcatccacgagagtcattctagacataaaatgctaagggtaacgagttcttggtgttcatgtcactactttgtgtcttgacatggcacgaggtattcgaacggtttccaattttccacaataaattggtggcgactccacaaatgcaaacgcttgtttcccaagcgcccccgtgccccgcgtccacagtttggcgactccgctggggacaatacacttatgtgtagccaaaagggtgaaacttgaacaaggttagggaatagtttgtacaagacaattgtcggttttcataactcggtcttcttagatcgtttagtcggccttcctaggcccaacccaacccattcaaccaatcgtcccgtctaaacggtcctaaatcttatttgggcctaaggatggatagcgattgacgtcatccataccatggtacttactcttgtttgtatcaaggactttcactacttgaggaaatggactaggaatcggccttactcttgt
It includes:
- the LOC141590951 gene encoding heat shock cognate 70 kDa protein-like; protein product: MAGDGVMWPVIGIDLGTTYSCVAIWRHDRVEIILNDQGNHTTPSCVAFTESERLIGEAAVNQVARNPVNTIFDSKRLIGRRFRDDNIQKDIKLWPFKVIDGTDLGKYEKPMIVANYMGEEKIFPPEEISAMILSKMKAIAETFLGTTVKNAVVTVPAYFSDSQRQATKDAGAIAGLNVVRIINEPTAAAMAYSLDTTVRNRNFPILNVLVFDLGGGTFDVSLVAIERGEIHVKAISGDTHLGGEDFDNNLVTYLLEEFKRKHKKDISENPRARARLRSASERAKRILSAATQTNIEIDCLYEGIDFTSTLTRARFENLNETFFKNCLDIVDKCLKDAKMNVNDVDDVVLVGGSTRIPKVQQLLKDFFNGKELCRSINPDEAVAYGAAVHAAALSGVLSSNHDIVLVDVIPLSLGVKIFSGELSVIIPRNTSIPVRKTEKRATAHDNQTSACFQVYEGERLMARDNNFLDEFEISGFPPAPEGDTEFEVCFEVDVNGILSVSAKELGTGLKNQITITNRHGGLSTDEVNKMMNDAEKYKAQDEKYKRLVEAMNSLEKFS